A stretch of DNA from Candidatus Methanomethylicota archaeon:
AAACTTCATTACAATACGCATTTCTATACACCTATGAATTTTCTACACACCTATAAATAATTCATATTAGATTCTTTGCTTTTAAAAGTTCAGCTATTAAAATAGCATTTCCTGCAGCCCCTCTAATAGTATTATGACTAAGTACTATATACTTTATTCCATTATCTAATGCTGGTTCTTCTCTAATTCTTCCAACTACTACAGCCATTCCTCTTGCTCTTTCAGGTTCTCCAGCTAATCTATCAAGCCTTGGTTGCGGTCTATCTGGCTCTTCTTTAACAATTATTGGATTTATTGGAGCTGTTGGTAAAGAAAGTTTTTGAGGCTCGCCTTTAAATTTAATCATACATTCTTTTATTTCATTAATTGATGCTTTTTTCTCAGTTTCAATAAAAACAGCTTCAGTATGACCATCTAATACACAAACTCTATGACAACTTGCACCTATTTTAATATTAGAAAAATTAAAACCATTTTCATATTTTCCTAAAATTTTTAATAATTCTCTTACTACTTTTTCTTCTTCATTTTTAATATAAGGAATTAAATTATCTAATATGGCCATGGATGGGACGCCAAAATAACCTGCACCAGATAAAGCTTGCATAGTTGAAACTATGACTCTTTTTATTCCAAAGTTATCTAATATAGGCTTTAATGAAATAGCAAGCCCAATTGTTGTACAATTTGGACTTGTTACAATAACCCCTTTTCTTTTCTTCTTTTGTTCATAAATTGCTAAAAGATGTTCACTATTAACCTCTGGAATAATTAAAGGAACATCTGGTTCCATTCTATGCGCACTTGTATCAGCTATTACAGTATATCCAGCTTTAGCCATATTAGATTCTATTTCATAAGCAACTTCAGAAGGTAATGCAGAAAATACTAGCTCTGCTCCTTCTTTTTTAATTTCATTCTCTTCAGCTGGAACAATTACCATATCCTTTATACTTTCAGGTATTACACCTTCAATGACCCATTTTACTATTTCTCCATATTTTTTACCAACAGAAGATTTAGATGCAGATAATGCAACTATTTCAAACCAAGGATGAGATTCAAGTAATTTAACATATCTTTGTCCAACCATACCAGTAGATCCAAGTATAGCAACTTTTATTTTTCCCAAACAAATACCTCCGTTTTTTATGTTAAAAATGTTTTAAAATTTAACTTTATCGATTTTTTGAAAATCCTTTAATATATGAAAATTATTTTTAATTAAAAATTAAGGTGAGTTATGTGAAGCATGTGATAGCTAAAGACTCTCCTGGTGAAAAAGTATTATTACTTGGTAATGAAGCAATAGCAAGAGGGGCTTTAGAATCTAATATTGAAATTGCAGCTTCCTATCCAGGAACACCAGCTTCAGAAATAATTGATACACTTGCTCTTATAGCAGAGGATTTTGGAATTCATGTAGAATGGTCTACTAATGAAAAAGTAGCATTTGAAGTTGCCATAGGTGGAGCTTTATGTGGAAAAAGATCAATGGCTTCTATGAAGCATATAGGAGCAAATTGGATTGTAGATTCATTAATGCATGCAGTATATCATGGATTTAATTCTGCATTATTAATTATATCTGCAGATGATCCATCAGGACATAGTTCAGCTAATGAGCAAGATAATAGGTATTTAGCAAATATGGCTGAAATTCCAGTATTAGAGCCTTCAAATGCTCAAGAAGCAAAAGATTTTGTAAAAATAGGTGTTGAAATATCAGAAGAAGTACGCCTTCCAGTTATGATAAGAATGGTAACAAGAATATGTCATTCTAAAGGTGTTGTTATTTTAGGAAATTTGAATAGAATTTCAAAAACTCCAAAATTCTATGATGATTACTATAAGGATTTTGTATTAAATGATAATATAGTAGGTCCAAGAGCAGTTCCTAAAATGCATGAAATTCTTCATAAAAAACTTGAAAAAATTGAAGAAATTGCTAAAAGATTTCAATTATTTAAAGAAGAAAATGGAGGAGGATATTATGAAGATATTGGAATAATTTCTTCTTCTGTAGCAGTATCTTATATTTTAGATTATATAAAACATCGTGAGCTTAATGGAAAAATAAAATTACTTAAACTTGGACTTACACATCCATTTCCAAAGAATATAGTTTCAAAATTTATAAAAGATTTAAAAAAAGTTTTAGTAATAGAAGAAGGAGAGCCATTTATAGAAAATAATCTTAAAATTATAGCAAAAGAAGAAAATCCAAAATTAGAAATTTTAGGAAAATTAACACACCACTTGCCTAGAGAAGGTGAATTAAATTATTCAATTATTGATAATGCAATTTCTAAAGTTCTTAATTTAGAACCTGAAGCACCGCCAAGAGAGAAATTAATTTTCTTAGAAAAAGTATCTAAAATTTTAACTCCAAGAACTTTAACTATGTGTGCTGGATGTCCACATAGAGCAGCATATTATGCTGCTAAAAAAGTATTGAGATTATTGAAAAAGCCAGAATATATAGCAATTGGAGATATAGGTTGTTATACTTTGGGTATGTATTCTCCATTAAGATTTATGCAAGATGTATTTGGAATGGGTGGAAGTATAGGAATTGCTAATGGAGTTTTTCAAAGTAAAATAGGAGTGCCAGTAATTGCAACTATTGGAGATTCAACTTTCTATCATGCAGGAATACCAGCATTAATTAATGCTACATTTAATAAAGCAAACATAAAAGTAATGATATTGGATAATTTTGTAACTGGAATGACTGGATATCAACCTCATCCAGGAACAGGAAAAACTGCTATGGGATTGGAAACGAAGAAAGTTAAAATTGAAGAAATTTGTAAAGCTTGTGGAATAGATATGATAAAAATAGTGGATCCTTATGATCAAGAAAGTAGTATAGAAGCTATGAAAGAAATTTTGAATTTTCCAGGTCCAGCAGTAATAATATTTAGAAGAATTTGTGCACAAGTTAGATTGAGAATGGCTAGGATTTCTGGAGAAAAAATTGTTAAATGTTTTATAGATAAAGAGAAATGTAATGGATGTAAAACATGTATAATAAATTTTGGATGTCCTGCTATTGGATTTGATTTAAAAAATAAGAAGGCTTTCATAGATGTAAATAGTTGTGTAGGATGTGGTGTTTGTATATATGTTTGTCCAAATAATGCAATATTAAGGTGATGAAAATGGAATTAAATATTATAATAGCAGGAGTTGGTGGACAAGGAAATGTTAAAGCAGCTCATATATTGGGCTTAGCTGCTATGAAAGCAGGATATAATGTAAATGTATCTGATGTATATGGCATTGCTCAAAGAGGGGGGGCTGTATTAAGTCATGTAAGAATTGGAAATGTACATGGACCTCTTGTAGAAGAACATAAGGCAGATGTAATTCTTGGATTAGAACCAATGGAAGCATTAAGAGCAACGGCAAAATATTTAAAAATAGGAGGAATTGTAGTTCTTAATACTCGACCAATTTATCCAATAGAAGTTACTACAGGTAAAATGAATTATCCAGATGTAAATGAAATGATAAAAATTATGAAAGAAATTGCAAGTAAAGTAATAGCATTAGATGCAATGAAAATAGTTGAAGAAGAAGGATTACCAATGGCTTTAAACATTGCTATGTTAGGAGTTTTAGCAAGTTTAAATATTTTACCATTTAAACCTGATTTTATAGAAGAGGCTATAAAAGAAGTTTTAACTTTTATGACTGAAAAAAATATAAACATATTTAGAGTAGGTATGAAAAGTATTACTTTCGCTTAACTCTCTTTTTGAAATTTATTCAATAAATCGAATTTAAATATTCTAATAATTGAAAAATTTAAATCTTTGTTAAATTCATGTAATTTTGGGGAAAATTTTGAGTTTTAAATATAGATTAGAAGATGTAGAAGGAGTAGGACCTGCAACAGCTGAAAAATTAAGAGCAGCAGGAATAACAACAGTAGAGGCCCTTGCTGTAACACCAGTGAAGGCTTTAGTTGAAATTGCTGATATTTCAGAGGATAAAGCTGCAACAATAACTCAAAATGCTCGTAGTTTATTAAATATAAAATTTACAACTGCAAAAGAAGTTTTATCAAAGCGTTCTAATATAGGATACATAACTACAGGTTCAAAAGCTTTAGATAGTCTTCTTGGTAAGGGAATTGAAACTCAAGCAATAACTGAATTAATTGGAGAATTCGGATCTGGAAAAACTCAGATATGTCATCAATTAAGTGTAACTGTTCAATTACCTCCAGAAAAAGGAGGACTTTCTGGTAGAGCACTTTATATAGATACTGAAGGAACTTTTAGACCAGAAAGAATAATGAGTATTGCAAGAGCTTTTGGTTTAAATCCAGAAAATGCTCTTGAAAATATAATATATGCCAGAGCCTATAATTCAGATCATCAAATACTTTTAGCTGAAGAAGCTGCAAATCTCATACCAGATAATAATATAAAATTAATTGTTGTAGATTCTGTAATTTCTCACTTTAGATCAGAATATCCAGGAAGAGAAGTATTAGCTATGAGACAACAAAAATTGAATAAACATTTACATCAACTCTCAACCATGGCAGATATATTTAATGTTGCAGTAGTTGTTACTAATCAAATTCAATCAGCACCTGATGTATTTTTTGGAAATCCAAATAAACCAGCAGGTGGTAATATACTTGCTCATGGATCTACATATAGACTTTGGTTAAGAAAATCCAAGGAGAATAGAAGAATTGCAAGAATAATAGATTCTCCTATGCATCCAGAAAGTGAATGTATATTTGCTATAACTTCATCAGGGATTGTAGATATTGAAGAAGATCGTTGAAATTACTTTAATTCAGATTTGAGCTTTCTAGCAATAGAGCTTGATGGTCCAATAAATACTTCATAAGGGCCATATTTTGCATATATGTCTTTTATAGAAGCTTTTACACTTTCTTCATCTTCACCCTCAATAGTTATTATAAGTATATCAGGTTGAATTCCTCTTAATAAAAATCTTGAAAAGAAGCCAAGTCCTCCAATTTTATCTAATTTCGAAGTAATTTTTGTACCATTTTTCTTTGCAATTTCTTCTAAATCTTTTAAAGTTATTACAATACCTTTTTCTCTAAAGAGATCATTTGGAAAATAATATAATGATGTTTTAAATACCATATTATCACCTCAAATATTTACTTGGAAGAGAAATTCCCTCAGCCCTTAAAGAATTTATTGCTTTTTCATAATAAGATAAATCTATTTTAGAAATTAAAAGTGAATAATCATATTGAGATATTAATGATGGAACTAGAAGTGAATAAAATGAAATTAATGATTCTTTACTTATATATGCACTTATTGGATTTCTTGTTCGATTAATTAAAGGATCATTATAGAATATACTTTTGTATACTATTTCTGGAGGAATTGCAGGTAAATACTTTTTAACAAGTGGAAAAGCTTCACTTGGATTTTCATAAGCAAGTTTTTCAGCTTTTATAAGAGCTCTTATGAATTTTGTTATAGCTTCAGGATTGGATTTTACAAAAGAACTTAAAAAAACTTGAAGACAACATGGATAATCTTGAGGATAAACTTGCCCATCCCAAAGAACTATTGTTAAATTTCTATATTCTGCTAAAGAAGCATAAGGTTCCCATAAAAGAGCAGCATCAACTATTCCACTTTCAAGTGCTTGTAAAGCATCAGAAGGAGACAAATATTCTTTTAAACTTACATTTAAATTAATTTTTGAAAATACTTCTTTAAAAACAAAATCTCCTGGAACATATTGAACTGTTCCAATTATTTTTCCAGATAAATCTTCTAATTTTGAAAATTTATAATTAGATATCAAAGCAGTGCCATCTAAAGAATTGCCAGCAACTATTACTATATCAATACGTCTTATGAAAGCTGCTATTGCTACTGAAGTAAGTGGAGCTCCATCTATTTCCTTATTATATAAAGCTATTGCTAATTGTGCAACTGAAGGATATTCTTTTAATTCAATTTCTAATCCTTCATTATTAAAATATCCTTTTTCATAAGCAATCCATAAAAGTCCATAACTTGCTGCTGGTATATATCCAATTTTAATTTTTATAGGAGAAGGTTTATAAATAATAAAACTTAAGGAAGATAATATTATTGCAATAATAATTAATAGAGATATTTTTTTCTTCATAAAAATCCCAAAATTTAGTAAGTTAGAACATATATAAAAGTTCTTGCAAAAATAATAAATATTCATTCAGTATATTTATTCAATAAGGCATTAGGTGATTGCAAAAATTGAGTGAAATTTGCCGAAAATGTGGACTACCTAAAGATATTTGTGCATGTGAAACTATAATAAAAGAGCAACAAAAAATTAAGATATTTTTAGAAAAAAGAAAATGGGGAAGAGAAGTAACCATAGTTGAAGGATTAGATGATAAAAATGTAAATCTTAAGGAATTAGCATTTAAATTAAAGAGTAAATTAGCTTGTGGTGGTACTGAGAAGAA
This window harbors:
- the iorA gene encoding indolepyruvate ferredoxin oxidoreductase subunit alpha → MKHVIAKDSPGEKVLLLGNEAIARGALESNIEIAASYPGTPASEIIDTLALIAEDFGIHVEWSTNEKVAFEVAIGGALCGKRSMASMKHIGANWIVDSLMHAVYHGFNSALLIISADDPSGHSSANEQDNRYLANMAEIPVLEPSNAQEAKDFVKIGVEISEEVRLPVMIRMVTRICHSKGVVILGNLNRISKTPKFYDDYYKDFVLNDNIVGPRAVPKMHEILHKKLEKIEEIAKRFQLFKEENGGGYYEDIGIISSSVAVSYILDYIKHRELNGKIKLLKLGLTHPFPKNIVSKFIKDLKKVLVIEEGEPFIENNLKIIAKEENPKLEILGKLTHHLPREGELNYSIIDNAISKVLNLEPEAPPREKLIFLEKVSKILTPRTLTMCAGCPHRAAYYAAKKVLRLLKKPEYIAIGDIGCYTLGMYSPLRFMQDVFGMGGSIGIANGVFQSKIGVPVIATIGDSTFYHAGIPALINATFNKANIKVMILDNFVTGMTGYQPHPGTGKTAMGLETKKVKIEEICKACGIDMIKIVDPYDQESSIEAMKEILNFPGPAVIIFRRICAQVRLRMARISGEKIVKCFIDKEKCNGCKTCIINFGCPAIGFDLKNKKAFIDVNSCVGCGVCIYVCPNNAILR
- a CDS encoding ABC transporter substrate-binding protein, with the protein product MKKKISLLIIIAIILSSLSFIIYKPSPIKIKIGYIPAASYGLLWIAYEKGYFNNEGLEIELKEYPSVAQLAIALYNKEIDGAPLTSVAIAAFIRRIDIVIVAGNSLDGTALISNYKFSKLEDLSGKIIGTVQYVPGDFVFKEVFSKINLNVSLKEYLSPSDALQALESGIVDAALLWEPYASLAEYRNLTIVLWDGQVYPQDYPCCLQVFLSSFVKSNPEAITKFIRALIKAEKLAYENPSEAFPLVKKYLPAIPPEIVYKSIFYNDPLINRTRNPISAYISKESLISFYSLLVPSLISQYDYSLLISKIDLSYYEKAINSLRAEGISLPSKYLR
- a CDS encoding indolepyruvate oxidoreductase subunit beta, whose protein sequence is MELNIIIAGVGGQGNVKAAHILGLAAMKAGYNVNVSDVYGIAQRGGAVLSHVRIGNVHGPLVEEHKADVILGLEPMEALRATAKYLKIGGIVVLNTRPIYPIEVTTGKMNYPDVNEMIKIMKEIASKVIALDAMKIVEEEGLPMALNIAMLGVLASLNILPFKPDFIEEAIKEVLTFMTEKNINIFRVGMKSITFA
- the asd gene encoding aspartate-semialdehyde dehydrogenase; the encoded protein is MGKIKVAILGSTGMVGQRYVKLLESHPWFEIVALSASKSSVGKKYGEIVKWVIEGVIPESIKDMVIVPAEENEIKKEGAELVFSALPSEVAYEIESNMAKAGYTVIADTSAHRMEPDVPLIIPEVNSEHLLAIYEQKKKRKGVIVTSPNCTTIGLAISLKPILDNFGIKRVIVSTMQALSGAGYFGVPSMAILDNLIPYIKNEEEKVVRELLKILGKYENGFNFSNIKIGASCHRVCVLDGHTEAVFIETEKKASINEIKECMIKFKGEPQKLSLPTAPINPIIVKEEPDRPQPRLDRLAGEPERARGMAVVVGRIREEPALDNGIKYIVLSHNTIRGAAGNAILIAELLKAKNLI
- the yciH gene encoding stress response translation initiation inhibitor YciH; the encoded protein is MSEICRKCGLPKDICACETIIKEQQKIKIFLEKRKWGREVTIVEGLDDKNVNLKELAFKLKSKLACGGTEKNGRIELQGDHREKVMEILIENGFSPNNIEVL
- the radA gene encoding DNA repair and recombination protein RadA, which gives rise to MSFKYRLEDVEGVGPATAEKLRAAGITTVEALAVTPVKALVEIADISEDKAATITQNARSLLNIKFTTAKEVLSKRSNIGYITTGSKALDSLLGKGIETQAITELIGEFGSGKTQICHQLSVTVQLPPEKGGLSGRALYIDTEGTFRPERIMSIARAFGLNPENALENIIYARAYNSDHQILLAEEAANLIPDNNIKLIVVDSVISHFRSEYPGREVLAMRQQKLNKHLHQLSTMADIFNVAVVVTNQIQSAPDVFFGNPNKPAGGNILAHGSTYRLWLRKSKENRRIARIIDSPMHPESECIFAITSSGIVDIEEDR